One region of Cobetia sp. cqz5-12 genomic DNA includes:
- a CDS encoding L-rhamnonate dehydratase: MKITKVRTRVFEWKGHTVPPTAHFCSNAMDELWDKGDSMGTFRFHGWTVVEIETDNGLVGLGNVALAPRIAKAIIDQYLAPLIIGQDPFDYEYLWQRMYRSTHAWGRKGIGMAAISGVDIAIWDIMGKAVGKPVFKLLGGRTKDKIPCYASKLYRTDLKGMQEEAQSYLDQGFTAMKMRFGYGPRDGVEGVRANLDSVAAVREVIGEDVDLMLECYMGWNLDYAKRMLPKLERFQPRWLEEPVIADDIDGYAELNQLTSIPISGGEHEFTHYGFRQLLEKRAVSVIQYDTNRVGGITAARKINALAESFSVPVIPHAGQMHNYHLTMASLASPMSEYFPVHDVEIGNELFYYIFKGDPEPVNGFIDLDEETPGLGLELNSDYFDQFNIIE, from the coding sequence ATGAAGATCACCAAGGTCAGAACCCGCGTCTTCGAATGGAAAGGCCATACCGTTCCTCCCACTGCCCACTTCTGCTCCAACGCCATGGATGAGCTTTGGGACAAGGGGGACTCGATGGGCACCTTCCGCTTCCACGGCTGGACAGTGGTGGAAATCGAGACCGACAACGGACTGGTAGGGCTTGGCAACGTGGCACTGGCCCCGCGCATCGCCAAGGCGATCATCGATCAATACCTCGCGCCGCTGATCATCGGTCAGGACCCCTTCGACTACGAATACCTGTGGCAGCGCATGTACCGCTCCACCCACGCCTGGGGCCGCAAGGGCATCGGCATGGCCGCCATTTCCGGCGTGGATATCGCCATCTGGGACATCATGGGCAAGGCGGTCGGCAAGCCGGTCTTCAAGCTGCTGGGCGGGCGCACCAAGGACAAGATCCCCTGCTACGCCTCCAAGCTCTACCGCACCGACCTCAAGGGCATGCAGGAAGAGGCCCAGTCCTATCTGGATCAAGGCTTCACCGCCATGAAGATGCGCTTCGGCTACGGTCCGCGTGACGGCGTCGAAGGCGTACGTGCCAATCTGGATAGCGTCGCCGCCGTGCGCGAAGTCATCGGAGAGGATGTCGACCTGATGCTCGAGTGCTACATGGGCTGGAACCTGGACTACGCCAAGCGCATGTTGCCGAAGCTGGAACGCTTCCAGCCGCGCTGGCTGGAAGAGCCGGTGATCGCCGATGACATCGATGGCTACGCCGAACTCAATCAGCTGACCAGCATTCCCATCTCCGGTGGCGAGCACGAATTCACCCATTACGGCTTCCGCCAGCTGCTGGAAAAGCGCGCCGTCTCCGTCATCCAGTACGACACCAACCGGGTCGGTGGCATCACCGCCGCGCGCAAGATCAACGCCCTCGCCGAGTCCTTCAGCGTGCCGGTCATCCCGCACGCCGGCCAGATGCACAACTACCACCTGACCATGGCCTCACTGGCCTCCCCGATGAGCGAGTACTTCCCGGTGCACGACGTCGAGATCGGCAACGAGCTCTTCTACTACATCTTCAAGGGCGACCCGGAGCCGGTGAACGGCTTCATCGACCTCGACGAAGAGACCCCGGGGCTGGGCCTCGAGCTGAACAGCGACTACTTCGATCAGTTCAACATCATCGAGTGA
- a CDS encoding TRAP transporter large permease subunit, translating into MTIGLFLGSLLAAIGLSLPIAFALLVSAIVLMLHLDLFNSQILAQNLVNGADSYTLLAIPFFLTAGEVMSRGGLSQRIVTLAMSLVGHRKGGLGFVAIFAAIVMASLSGSAVADTAALASMLLPMMRKAGYPLGRSSGLMAAGGIIAPIIPPSIPLIIIGVAGGISIGKLFLAGIVPGLIMGVTLVVMWLFMTRKEDLVVTKKATGRERLKALKDSFWAIMLPVIIIGGIKSGIFTPTEAGVVAAVYAIFVATVIYRELDLSQLYAVLAQAARSTAIVMFLVAAAMVASWLISIAQLPLMVAGLLQPLADDPRILMLAIMGIVLVVGMVMDLTPTILVLTPILMPIVKLAGIDPVYFGIMFVLNCAIGLITPPVGNVLNVITSVGNLKFEKAVSGVAPFALAYVVILLLFVAFPQIITAPLYWMTS; encoded by the coding sequence ATGACCATCGGGCTCTTCCTCGGCTCCCTGCTGGCCGCCATCGGCCTGAGCCTCCCCATCGCCTTTGCCCTGCTGGTCAGTGCCATCGTGCTGATGCTGCACCTGGATCTGTTCAACTCGCAGATCCTGGCCCAGAACCTCGTCAACGGCGCCGACAGCTACACCCTGCTGGCCATCCCCTTCTTCCTCACCGCCGGAGAAGTGATGTCGCGTGGCGGGCTCTCCCAGCGCATCGTCACGCTGGCGATGTCGCTGGTGGGTCACCGCAAGGGCGGACTGGGTTTCGTGGCCATCTTCGCCGCCATCGTCATGGCCAGTCTGTCCGGCTCCGCGGTCGCGGATACCGCCGCGCTGGCCAGCATGCTGCTGCCGATGATGCGCAAGGCGGGCTATCCGCTGGGCCGCTCCTCCGGCCTGATGGCCGCCGGCGGGATCATCGCGCCGATCATCCCGCCCTCGATTCCGCTGATCATCATCGGCGTCGCCGGTGGCATCTCGATCGGCAAGCTGTTCCTCGCCGGGATCGTGCCGGGGCTGATCATGGGCGTGACCCTGGTGGTGATGTGGCTGTTCATGACCCGCAAGGAAGATCTGGTCGTCACCAAGAAGGCCACCGGGCGTGAGCGCCTCAAGGCACTCAAGGACAGCTTCTGGGCCATCATGCTGCCGGTCATCATCATCGGCGGCATCAAGAGCGGCATCTTCACCCCCACCGAAGCCGGTGTGGTCGCGGCGGTCTACGCCATCTTCGTCGCCACCGTGATCTACCGCGAACTGGACTTGAGCCAGCTCTACGCCGTACTCGCCCAGGCCGCCCGCAGCACCGCTATCGTGATGTTCCTGGTGGCCGCCGCCATGGTCGCCTCCTGGCTGATCAGCATCGCCCAGCTGCCGCTGATGGTCGCCGGTCTCCTACAGCCGCTGGCCGATGATCCGCGCATCCTGATGCTCGCCATCATGGGCATCGTGCTGGTGGTCGGCATGGTGATGGACCTGACGCCGACCATTCTGGTGCTCACGCCGATCCTGATGCCCATCGTCAAGCTGGCCGGTATCGACCCCGTCTACTTCGGAATCATGTTCGTCCTCAACTGCGCCATCGGCCTGATCACCCCGCCGGTCGGCAACGTGCTCAACGTGATCACCAGCGTCGGCAACCTCAAGTTCGAGAAGGCCGTCAGCGGGGTCGCGCCCTTCGCCCTCGCCTATGTTGTGATTCTGCTGCTGTTCGTGGCCTTCCCGCAGATCATCACCGCGCCCCTGTACTGGATGACCTCATGA
- a CDS encoding amidohydrolase family protein, giving the protein MLSNSLKSPVVPVSLAELGEQRERYLATQQENDLPIIDAHMHVWDPTHNYHPWLCDGPMIPFRYGDYSAIRRPYLPAEHLQAAGEAHRVLGCVYMEAEWARGDALKEVRWIEETARESGWPNAMIGQAWLDQDDIGEQLERLCMSGLVKGVRHKPAALERHDPRLATHALPGSLRCPRYQYGVSEVARRGLIFELQVPWWHLEELLPLLQRHPEMPVVINHAGVPGDRHPDTLRQWSRALDKVAAWPQVMIKFSGLGIAGQPWRLEDNREVFEIVLRHFGVHRVMFASNFPVDGLVISLDTLWQAFKDLSRGLSPEHRLKLFCDNAVRCYSLDTST; this is encoded by the coding sequence ATGCTCTCTAACTCACTCAAATCCCCGGTGGTGCCCGTGTCGCTTGCCGAACTGGGCGAGCAACGCGAGCGCTATCTGGCCACGCAGCAAGAGAATGACCTGCCGATCATTGATGCCCACATGCATGTCTGGGACCCGACGCACAACTACCACCCCTGGCTGTGTGATGGGCCGATGATCCCCTTCCGCTACGGCGACTACTCCGCGATCCGTCGCCCCTACCTGCCCGCCGAGCATCTCCAGGCGGCGGGCGAGGCGCACCGGGTGCTGGGGTGTGTCTACATGGAGGCGGAATGGGCAAGGGGTGATGCGCTCAAGGAAGTGCGCTGGATCGAGGAGACTGCCCGCGAGAGCGGCTGGCCCAACGCCATGATCGGCCAGGCCTGGCTAGATCAGGATGACATCGGCGAGCAGCTCGAGAGGCTTTGCATGTCAGGGTTGGTCAAGGGTGTCCGTCACAAGCCAGCCGCACTGGAGCGTCACGATCCGAGGCTTGCCACCCACGCCTTGCCCGGCTCGCTGCGCTGCCCGCGTTATCAGTACGGCGTCAGTGAAGTCGCGCGCCGTGGCCTGATCTTCGAGCTGCAGGTGCCCTGGTGGCACCTCGAGGAACTGCTGCCCTTGCTGCAACGCCATCCCGAGATGCCGGTGGTGATCAATCATGCCGGCGTGCCCGGCGATCGTCATCCCGACACCCTGCGTCAGTGGTCACGGGCCCTGGACAAGGTCGCCGCCTGGCCACAGGTGATGATCAAGTTCTCGGGACTCGGCATCGCGGGCCAGCCCTGGCGGCTGGAAGACAACCGCGAGGTCTTCGAGATCGTGCTGCGCCATTTCGGGGTCCACCGCGTGATGTTCGCCAGCAACTTCCCGGTCGATGGACTGGTGATCTCGCTCGATACGCTGTGGCAGGCCTTCAAGGACCTCAGCCGCGGCTTGAGTCCCGAACACCGCCTCAAGCTGTTCTGTGACAACGCCGTGCGCTGCTACTCGCTGGACACCAGTACCTAG
- a CDS encoding TRAP transporter substrate-binding protein has protein sequence MTLSTRHATASLITAALASLALSGTASAATSLTFAHAHPVTDSQHLAAERFAERLAERSDGELTVKIFPNGQLGNDQAMISGVRSGTIDIELSGNPYFSGLVGELNVLDLPFLFENREQAYQVLDGDIGQDLLTAMQPQQIEGLAFWEIGFRNLTNSRRAIENAEDVSGLTLRTTPNPAHIAAFQALGANPTPMPFAELYTALETRTVDGQENPVSLIRSANLYSVQDHLSLTAHAYTAAPLIMNKQTFDSLAPELQTLIKEEAQEAARYQRQLNHDNEQGDLAFLEDQGMQVVREPDTASMRAKVAEPVRAEFTEKHGSELLDRIDTALAR, from the coding sequence ATGACACTCTCGACCCGCCACGCCACCGCCTCACTCATCACCGCTGCACTGGCAAGCCTTGCGCTGTCAGGTACGGCCAGTGCGGCAACCTCACTGACCTTCGCCCATGCGCATCCGGTCACCGACTCGCAGCATCTGGCCGCCGAACGCTTTGCCGAACGTCTGGCTGAACGCAGTGACGGCGAGCTGACCGTCAAGATCTTCCCCAACGGCCAGCTGGGCAATGATCAGGCCATGATCTCGGGCGTACGCAGCGGCACCATCGATATCGAGCTCTCAGGCAACCCCTACTTCAGCGGGCTGGTCGGCGAGCTCAATGTGCTCGACCTGCCCTTCCTGTTCGAGAACCGTGAACAGGCCTATCAGGTGCTGGATGGCGATATCGGCCAGGATCTGCTGACCGCCATGCAGCCGCAACAGATCGAAGGACTCGCCTTCTGGGAAATCGGCTTCCGCAACCTGACCAACTCGCGACGTGCGATTGAGAATGCCGAGGACGTCAGCGGCCTGACCCTGCGCACCACGCCCAACCCGGCGCATATCGCCGCCTTCCAGGCACTCGGCGCCAATCCGACCCCGATGCCCTTCGCGGAGCTCTATACCGCGCTGGAAACCCGCACCGTGGATGGCCAGGAGAACCCGGTCAGCCTGATCCGCTCCGCCAACCTGTATTCCGTGCAGGATCACCTGTCACTCACTGCACATGCCTACACCGCCGCGCCCTTGATCATGAACAAGCAGACGTTCGACAGCCTCGCGCCCGAACTGCAGACGCTGATCAAGGAAGAAGCTCAGGAAGCGGCCCGCTATCAGCGTCAGCTCAATCACGACAACGAGCAGGGCGATCTGGCTTTCCTGGAAGATCAGGGTATGCAGGTCGTGCGCGAGCCCGATACCGCCAGCATGCGTGCCAAGGTCGCCGAGCCGGTACGCGCCGAGTTCACCGAGAAGCACGGCAGCGAGCTGCTGGATCGAATCGACACCGCCCTCGCGCGCTGA
- a CDS encoding amidohydrolase family protein yields the protein MTSPSINSNIHAHPLIDAHHHFWALDGQVAYPWLEDSPVENFFLGDYAAIRQPFQVADLKRLIPAGYRLVGSVHCEAEASRPQAEKETRWITEQAAIHGLPSAHVGWAAFGTEACAAQLDAQCDSPLFRGVRAKPVTAATPQTRQSVAGTSGSLQDPRWCEGLALLTERDLSWDLRVPAWHLEEAATTLQDYPGLRVILNHSGLPWDRTQEGLAQWRAGMRALSENPNIAVKLSELGTPWHAWDASANHELLGEVLDIFGTRRCLFASNFPVSGLKVSYGDWLSLVTGAIAQTASHDQRQIAFDQVLHDNAIHWYRLPIAAITRDADITHDADITHDARPTQHARQEAP from the coding sequence ATGACCTCGCCTTCGATCAACAGCAACATTCACGCGCACCCTTTGATCGATGCGCACCATCACTTCTGGGCGCTGGATGGCCAGGTGGCGTACCCCTGGCTGGAAGACTCGCCGGTAGAGAACTTCTTTCTCGGCGACTATGCCGCGATCCGCCAGCCCTTTCAGGTCGCGGATCTCAAGCGCTTGATCCCCGCGGGCTATCGCCTGGTAGGCAGCGTGCATTGCGAAGCCGAAGCGTCACGCCCACAGGCTGAGAAAGAGACGCGCTGGATTACCGAGCAAGCAGCCATTCATGGCCTGCCGAGTGCGCATGTCGGCTGGGCGGCCTTTGGTACTGAAGCGTGCGCCGCACAGCTGGACGCGCAATGTGACTCACCGCTGTTTCGTGGCGTGCGTGCCAAGCCAGTCACCGCCGCCACGCCCCAGACCCGCCAGTCGGTGGCGGGCACCAGTGGCAGTCTGCAAGATCCGCGCTGGTGCGAGGGATTGGCGCTGCTCACGGAGCGTGACCTGAGTTGGGACCTGCGCGTGCCCGCCTGGCATCTCGAAGAGGCGGCCACGACGCTTCAGGACTACCCCGGCTTGCGCGTCATTCTCAATCACAGCGGCCTGCCGTGGGATCGCACGCAGGAAGGCCTCGCCCAGTGGCGCGCAGGTATGCGGGCGCTTTCTGAGAACCCGAATATCGCCGTCAAGCTCTCGGAGCTGGGCACGCCCTGGCATGCCTGGGATGCCAGCGCCAATCACGAGCTGCTCGGTGAGGTACTGGACATCTTCGGCACCCGACGTTGCCTGTTCGCCAGCAACTTCCCGGTCTCCGGCCTCAAGGTCAGCTATGGCGACTGGCTATCGCTGGTGACCGGCGCCATCGCGCAGACGGCGTCTCACGACCAACGCCAGATCGCGTTCGACCAGGTTCTGCACGACAACGCCATTCACTGGTATCGGCTACCGATTGCCGCTATCACCCGCGATGCCGATATCACCCACGATGCCGATATCACCCACGATGCCAGACCCACCCAACATGCCAGACAGGAGGCACCATGA
- a CDS encoding TRAP transporter substrate-binding protein gives MSIRHALLKKTLLNKAQSNKALLKSASALGLGLMLSFATTAHAEITARMGTSLPEAHPQTLGAKKFAELVEEKSDGEITITVFSNGILGNDVNMTSMLQSGTLDFTAPSTATLSSLNPDFNIVSLPFQFDDSEHADAVLDGEAGRALLASLDDKQLVALEYWENGFRHMTNSRRPIETLEDIEGLKIRTMQNALYIDLFNGLNANAVPMSVNELFTAMETRTVDGQENPYTVIDAKRFFEVQTYLSRTAHAYDAQVLVASAGFMQSLDDAQRQLVREAAREATLYQREQSRALNDELLSALEKKMAVNVVADSERQRMREALAPVIEQHTQALDAGVVTQFQTALADAR, from the coding sequence ATGTCCATCCGCCACGCTCTGCTCAAGAAAACGCTGCTCAACAAAGCCCAGTCCAACAAAGCTCTGCTCAAGTCGGCCTCTGCACTGGGGCTGGGACTGATGCTGAGCTTCGCGACCACCGCCCACGCCGAGATCACCGCGCGCATGGGCACCAGCCTGCCGGAGGCACATCCCCAGACACTGGGCGCCAAGAAGTTTGCGGAGCTCGTCGAGGAAAAATCGGATGGCGAGATCACCATCACGGTGTTCTCCAACGGCATTCTCGGTAATGACGTCAACATGACCTCGATGCTGCAGTCCGGGACCCTGGACTTCACCGCACCCTCCACTGCCACGTTGAGCAGCCTCAACCCTGACTTCAACATCGTCAGCCTGCCCTTCCAGTTCGATGACAGTGAACACGCCGATGCCGTGCTGGATGGCGAGGCTGGCCGCGCCCTGCTCGCAAGCCTGGATGACAAGCAGCTGGTGGCACTCGAGTACTGGGAGAATGGCTTCCGTCACATGACCAATAGCCGCCGTCCCATCGAGACGCTCGAGGACATCGAGGGCCTCAAGATTCGCACTATGCAGAACGCCCTCTACATCGACCTCTTCAATGGACTGAATGCCAACGCCGTGCCCATGTCGGTCAATGAACTGTTCACTGCCATGGAAACCCGCACGGTGGATGGCCAGGAAAATCCCTACACCGTCATCGACGCCAAGCGCTTCTTCGAAGTCCAGACGTACCTGTCGCGTACCGCGCATGCCTATGACGCCCAGGTACTGGTCGCCTCGGCAGGCTTCATGCAGTCACTCGATGACGCCCAACGCCAGCTGGTCCGCGAGGCCGCCCGCGAAGCCACGCTCTATCAGCGCGAACAGAGCCGCGCCCTGAACGATGAATTGCTGAGTGCCCTTGAGAAGAAGATGGCCGTCAACGTGGTCGCGGACAGTGAGCGCCAGCGCATGCGTGAGGCCCTGGCACCGGTGATCGAGCAGCACACCCAGGCGCTTGACGCAGGCGTGGTGACGCAATTCCAGACTGCCCTGGCCGACGCGCGCTGA
- a CDS encoding TRAP transporter small permease — protein MNKLTQEMPLSMSIKPPSATHAESRKAAGAAQEKTAPQDTAAPSNIAVGITALFKGLEKTLTLLMVLALVAMIVLVFVNVVLRYGFNSGISISVELSRFLFVWVTFMGAVTALIRQEHLSVNTFADKLPAACRRVLDRVVTLVMLGCCLMLLKGSFDQTLLNWRNLSPISGIPVGVFYLAGLMAGVLMSLILLWRLLTPLALHGITPPNAPSPSSDQQGDTP, from the coding sequence ATGAACAAACTGACCCAAGAGATGCCGTTATCCATGTCGATCAAACCGCCCTCTGCCACGCACGCCGAGTCCCGCAAGGCCGCTGGCGCCGCGCAGGAAAAGACAGCTCCGCAGGACACGGCCGCCCCCTCGAACATTGCCGTCGGCATCACGGCGCTGTTCAAGGGGCTCGAGAAGACCCTGACCCTGCTGATGGTTCTGGCGCTGGTGGCGATGATCGTACTGGTATTCGTCAATGTGGTGCTGCGCTACGGCTTCAACAGCGGCATCTCGATCAGTGTCGAGCTGTCCCGCTTCCTGTTCGTGTGGGTCACCTTCATGGGCGCGGTCACGGCGCTGATTCGCCAGGAGCACCTGAGCGTCAACACCTTCGCCGACAAGCTGCCGGCGGCATGTCGCAGGGTGCTGGATCGCGTCGTCACCCTGGTGATGCTCGGCTGCTGCCTGATGCTGCTAAAGGGCAGCTTCGACCAGACGTTGCTCAACTGGCGCAATCTCTCCCCCATCAGCGGCATTCCCGTCGGCGTCTTCTATCTCGCCGGCCTTATGGCAGGCGTATTGATGTCGCTGATTCTGCTGTGGCGACTACTGACGCCCCTTGCCCTGCATGGCATCACGCCACCGAATGCCCCCAGCCCCTCATCTGATCAGCAAGGAGACACGCCATGA
- a CDS encoding aldehyde dehydrogenase (NADP(+)) gives MTLNGHQLIGQRSFAAKGEAIHAINPATGERLAPGYPGANAGDVEDACRLAGQAFDAYRATTHEERAIFLETIAEEIEALGETLTQRGMQETGLPEARLNGERGRTCGQLKLFAKVLRRGEWQDVRVDPALPERAPLPRADLRQRQIPLGPVAVFGASNFPLAFSVAGGDTASALAAGCPVVVKGHSAHPGTSELVGQAVARAARRCNMPEGVFSLLFGPGNEVGQALVKHPEIQAVGFTGSRSGGTALLTLAQSRPQPIPVYAEMSSINPVILMPAALEARAELLGEAFVGSLNMGAGQFCTNPGLVLAVKGAALERFKQAAIPAIQASPVQTMLTPGIHKAYAEGVASLSSQPGITCLASGESDSPIASPCQTQLFSTQASDFLANEAMQAEVFGSSSLIIECDDLAQLKQVCSALEGQLTATLHLDDADHDAARQLLPVLERRAGRILVNGWPTGVEVCDAMVHGGPWPATSDSRTTSVGTAAIHRFLRPVCYQDLPDTLLPPELKHAPAEGISRLVDGVREG, from the coding sequence ATGACACTCAACGGCCATCAGCTTATCGGACAGCGCAGCTTTGCCGCCAAGGGCGAGGCGATCCACGCCATCAATCCGGCCACCGGAGAGCGCCTGGCGCCCGGCTACCCGGGGGCCAATGCAGGGGATGTGGAAGACGCCTGCCGACTGGCAGGTCAGGCCTTTGATGCCTATCGCGCCACGACACATGAAGAAAGAGCCATCTTCCTCGAGACCATCGCCGAGGAAATCGAGGCACTCGGCGAGACCCTGACCCAGCGTGGAATGCAGGAAACCGGCCTGCCTGAAGCACGCCTGAACGGTGAGCGCGGCCGCACCTGCGGGCAGCTCAAGCTGTTCGCCAAGGTACTGCGCCGCGGTGAGTGGCAGGATGTGCGCGTCGACCCTGCGCTGCCGGAACGTGCGCCCCTGCCGCGTGCCGACCTGCGCCAACGTCAGATCCCGCTGGGTCCGGTGGCCGTCTTCGGGGCCAGCAACTTCCCGCTGGCCTTCTCGGTGGCCGGTGGCGATACCGCTTCCGCGCTGGCAGCGGGCTGCCCGGTGGTGGTCAAGGGACACTCGGCACACCCGGGCACCTCGGAACTGGTCGGACAGGCCGTGGCGCGCGCCGCTCGGCGTTGCAACATGCCGGAAGGGGTCTTCTCGCTGCTGTTCGGCCCGGGCAATGAGGTCGGCCAGGCACTGGTCAAGCATCCCGAGATCCAGGCGGTCGGCTTTACTGGCTCGCGCAGTGGTGGTACCGCCCTGCTGACGCTTGCCCAATCGCGTCCGCAGCCGATTCCGGTCTACGCCGAGATGAGCAGCATCAATCCGGTCATCCTGATGCCGGCGGCCCTGGAAGCCCGCGCCGAATTGCTGGGTGAGGCCTTCGTCGGCTCGCTCAACATGGGCGCCGGGCAGTTCTGCACCAACCCGGGGCTGGTACTGGCAGTGAAAGGCGCAGCGCTGGAACGCTTCAAGCAAGCCGCCATTCCCGCCATCCAGGCAAGTCCGGTGCAGACCATGCTGACGCCGGGCATCCACAAGGCCTATGCCGAAGGCGTGGCGAGCCTATCCTCACAGCCCGGCATTACCTGCCTGGCCAGTGGCGAAAGCGACTCTCCCATCGCCAGCCCATGCCAGACCCAGCTGTTCAGCACCCAGGCGAGTGACTTTCTTGCCAATGAGGCCATGCAGGCGGAAGTGTTCGGCTCCAGCTCGTTGATCATCGAATGCGATGATCTCGCTCAGCTCAAGCAGGTCTGCAGCGCGCTGGAAGGTCAGCTGACCGCCACTCTGCACCTGGATGACGCCGATCACGACGCCGCACGTCAGCTGCTGCCGGTGCTGGAGCGCCGCGCCGGACGCATCCTCGTCAATGGCTGGCCGACAGGAGTCGAAGTCTGTGACGCCATGGTGCACGGCGGCCCCTGGCCCGCCACCTCCGACAGCCGAACCACCTCGGTGGGCACCGCCGCCATTCACCGCTTCCTGCGTCCGGTCTGCTATCAGGACCTGCCGGATACCCTGCTGCCACCGGAACTCAAGCATGCTCCAGCAGAAGGCATCAGCCGCTTGGTGGATGGGGTGCGGGAGGGGTGA
- the araD1 gene encoding AraD1 family protein translates to MRLVQLRTANGPRVAVVESRDQLRLLDFPGGTYELASRAIELGIGLSALIEQHYSHTLVDYKQAIDRRELLPPVTHPDRARCTVTGTGLTHLGSADTRDAMHAAAQAQDEASLTDSMRMFRMGLEGGKPAEGQVGAQPEWFYKGDGSIVVAPETAISVPAFAEDAGEEPELVGLYLNDANGQPHRIGYAVGNEFSDHITERANYLWLAHSKLRACSYGPELLIGELPQHLEGTSRITRDGQTLWEKPFLTGEANMAHSLANLEHHHFKYAQFRAPGDLHVHFFGTATLSFADQIKVQEGDRFEIELPAFGRALRNPVAFESHDNDAKQPSAMAVL, encoded by the coding sequence ATGAGACTCGTCCAACTTCGCACCGCCAATGGCCCGCGGGTCGCCGTGGTCGAAAGCCGCGACCAGTTGCGCCTGCTCGACTTCCCGGGCGGCACCTATGAGCTGGCCTCCCGCGCCATCGAGTTGGGTATCGGACTCAGTGCACTGATTGAGCAGCACTACTCCCACACCCTGGTCGATTACAAGCAGGCCATCGATCGCCGCGAACTGCTGCCGCCGGTCACCCACCCGGATCGCGCGCGCTGCACCGTCACCGGTACCGGCCTGACCCATCTGGGCAGCGCCGATACCCGCGACGCCATGCATGCCGCCGCTCAGGCGCAGGATGAGGCTAGCCTTACCGACTCGATGCGCATGTTCCGCATGGGACTCGAGGGCGGCAAGCCTGCCGAGGGGCAGGTCGGCGCGCAGCCGGAGTGGTTCTACAAGGGTGACGGCAGCATCGTGGTGGCACCGGAAACCGCGATCAGCGTGCCGGCCTTTGCCGAAGACGCCGGCGAAGAGCCCGAGCTGGTCGGCCTGTACTTGAACGATGCCAACGGTCAGCCGCATCGCATCGGCTACGCGGTAGGCAACGAGTTCTCCGACCACATCACCGAGCGCGCCAACTACCTGTGGCTGGCCCACTCCAAGCTGCGCGCCTGCAGCTACGGCCCTGAACTGCTGATCGGCGAGCTGCCCCAGCACCTGGAAGGCACCAGCCGCATTACCCGTGACGGCCAGACTCTGTGGGAAAAACCCTTCCTGACCGGGGAGGCCAACATGGCCCACAGCCTGGCCAATCTGGAACACCACCACTTCAAGTACGCCCAGTTCCGCGCGCCGGGGGATCTGCACGTGCACTTCTTCGGCACCGCCACCCTGAGCTTCGCCGATCAGATCAAGGTGCAGGAAGGCGATCGCTTCGAGATCGAACTGCCCGCCTTCGGTCGCGCGCTACGCAACCCGGTCGCGTTCGAGTCCCACGACAACGACGCCAAGCAGCCCTCCGCCATGGCAGTGCTTTAG